In a single window of the Hoyosella subflava DQS3-9A1 genome:
- the ftsY gene encoding signal recognition particle-docking protein FtsY, translating to MTTELWIVVAAIAAIILVALVAGAVLYRRRQISLTKPPEVEKDKSGGYQAKGGFSFTTGPSGSTALKPPPGKPSGPAAPPEPPLIERTDTEGQPHVGDDAAVPRDAPKRLIRDVEIPEAPTPRPVTEPTEKTAAEKPETPSNAAPAPVEPAEAEPAEEARVTEIEEIEPTEGRLDRLRGRLSRSQNAVGKSLLGLLGGGDLDEDSWEEVEDTLLIADLGSATTTKIVDRLREEMAARTIRTEAEARGLLKEVLVDALRPELDRSIRILPHGDRPSVTLVVGVNGTGKTTTTGKLARVLVADGRRVLLGAADTFRAAAADQLQTWAERVGAEVVRGREGADPASVAFDAVSRGIELGVDSVLIDTAGRLHTKTGLMDELGKVKRVVEKKAPVDEVLLVLDATIGQNGLAQARVFADVVDITGVVLTKLDGTAKGGIVFQVQHELGVPVKLVGLGEGADHLAPFEPNAFVDALL from the coding sequence TGTCCTTTATCGGCGTCGGCAGATCTCGCTCACGAAGCCGCCTGAAGTCGAGAAAGACAAGTCTGGCGGTTACCAGGCGAAAGGAGGCTTCAGTTTCACGACGGGCCCGTCTGGCTCGACCGCACTCAAACCGCCTCCCGGGAAACCATCAGGCCCTGCAGCTCCGCCGGAACCTCCGCTCATTGAACGCACTGACACCGAGGGCCAACCACACGTCGGAGACGACGCCGCCGTTCCTCGTGACGCACCCAAACGGCTGATTCGCGATGTGGAGATCCCGGAAGCGCCCACACCTCGCCCTGTCACGGAACCGACTGAGAAAACCGCCGCCGAAAAGCCGGAAACACCCTCGAACGCCGCGCCCGCCCCGGTCGAACCCGCTGAGGCTGAGCCTGCGGAAGAGGCTCGCGTCACCGAAATCGAGGAAATCGAACCCACTGAGGGCCGCCTCGACCGGCTGCGCGGACGGCTGTCGCGATCGCAGAATGCTGTCGGAAAGAGCTTGCTCGGCCTGCTCGGCGGCGGCGATCTGGACGAAGACTCGTGGGAGGAAGTTGAGGACACACTCCTTATCGCGGACCTCGGTTCGGCGACCACCACAAAGATTGTGGACCGACTGAGGGAAGAGATGGCGGCCCGAACGATCCGGACCGAGGCCGAAGCGCGCGGACTGCTGAAGGAAGTCCTCGTCGACGCACTTCGGCCCGAGCTAGATCGCTCCATTCGTATCCTGCCGCACGGTGATCGCCCATCGGTGACACTTGTCGTTGGAGTCAACGGAACAGGTAAGACGACGACCACCGGTAAACTCGCCCGGGTGCTCGTGGCTGATGGCCGCCGTGTCCTGCTTGGCGCCGCCGACACATTCCGTGCTGCTGCGGCCGACCAGTTGCAGACATGGGCCGAGCGCGTTGGTGCCGAGGTAGTACGCGGCCGTGAGGGAGCAGACCCAGCGTCGGTGGCGTTCGACGCCGTCAGCCGCGGAATCGAGCTTGGTGTTGACTCGGTCCTGATCGACACCGCCGGGCGTCTCCACACGAAAACAGGCCTGATGGACGAACTCGGCAAGGTAAAGCGCGTCGTCGAGAAGAAGGCGCCCGTCGATGAGGTGCTGCTTGTGCTCGACGCGACGATCGGCCAGAACGGCCTGGCTCAGGCGCGCGTATTCGCCGACGTCGTGGACATTACGGGTGTGGTTCTCACGAAACTGGATGGCACCGCGAAGGGTGGGATTGTCTTCCAGGTGCAGCATGAACTCGGTGTGCCAGTGAAGCTCGTCGGCCTCGGAGAGGGCGCGGACCACCTCGCCCCGTTCGAGCCGAACGCGTTCGTTGATGCGCTGCTATAG
- a CDS encoding phosphodiester glycosidase family protein, translating into MRTWSRRYPAVAACLAVAACTVMAPGPALAQEPDARTLVAAAIDDAGGRVVAYQAGPEFPAPMQSSDLNWYSTAHDVRIVVVPHASQSITGRLLLDAHGGADRCASNPNAQTADGTVQQSALFTAREAWDALERPAILINTNFFDVRPQLGGQGWRDTNCSTPFGVYYDNHDDPGRERLDEAIRSDGTGRFYRGPMGLTGELENGWGRLATFLISGDGSGASTIEMLVAPRPFENPAAEQRLDELEASGRAFVAFAGLSLLHPSGDVDMPDEARTGRSAIGYSPKYDRLFLIQAGSNMDPESGLTQAELGDLLRGLGAAMGVQLDSGGSSALLVHRHSGVFWAGQGVHDGAAPAGACPELEDAVCSPGISPDGESRRVPAWLGIGSPAFPEEPVGEYSGLHEAVGVPESEVEPEIEHVLDDPDHMIPRVDTFEDVQ; encoded by the coding sequence GTGCGTACTTGGTCTCGTCGCTACCCCGCTGTTGCTGCCTGTCTCGCTGTCGCCGCTTGTACCGTGATGGCGCCAGGTCCGGCACTCGCGCAGGAGCCAGATGCCCGCACCCTCGTAGCTGCGGCGATTGATGACGCGGGCGGGCGCGTCGTGGCCTACCAAGCGGGGCCCGAGTTCCCCGCACCGATGCAATCGTCGGACCTGAATTGGTATTCGACGGCGCACGATGTCCGTATCGTCGTCGTTCCACATGCATCACAGTCGATAACCGGGCGGCTGCTTCTCGACGCACATGGCGGAGCAGACCGGTGCGCGAGCAACCCGAACGCCCAGACGGCCGACGGAACAGTGCAGCAGTCAGCGCTCTTCACAGCGCGGGAGGCGTGGGATGCGCTGGAACGCCCAGCGATCTTGATTAATACCAACTTCTTCGACGTGCGTCCCCAGCTTGGCGGCCAGGGTTGGCGCGACACGAACTGCAGCACTCCGTTTGGGGTGTATTACGACAACCACGACGATCCGGGGCGCGAGCGTCTTGACGAGGCGATCCGGTCCGACGGCACGGGCCGCTTCTATCGCGGGCCGATGGGGCTGACAGGCGAACTCGAGAACGGGTGGGGCCGGCTAGCGACTTTCCTTATTAGTGGTGATGGCTCTGGCGCGAGCACCATCGAGATGCTGGTAGCGCCCCGTCCCTTCGAGAACCCCGCGGCTGAGCAGCGCCTTGATGAACTCGAGGCGTCGGGGAGGGCGTTCGTCGCATTCGCGGGCCTGTCGCTCCTGCATCCCTCCGGGGATGTGGACATGCCGGATGAAGCTAGGACTGGCCGGAGTGCGATTGGCTATAGCCCAAAGTACGATCGGCTCTTCCTGATACAGGCGGGCTCGAACATGGACCCAGAATCGGGTCTGACCCAGGCGGAGCTGGGTGACTTGCTGCGAGGCCTTGGGGCAGCGATGGGTGTTCAGCTCGACAGTGGAGGCTCGTCGGCGCTGCTGGTGCACCGGCACAGTGGAGTGTTCTGGGCGGGACAGGGCGTGCATGACGGGGCAGCCCCAGCCGGGGCATGTCCAGAACTCGAAGACGCTGTATGTAGTCCCGGAATTAGTCCAGATGGTGAAAGCCGCCGGGTGCCAGCGTGGCTGGGCATCGGCTCACCAGCTTTCCCGGAAGAACCGGTCGGGGAGTATTCCGGCCTCCATGAAGCGGTCGGGGTGCCAGAAAGTGAAGTGGAACCTGAAATCGAGC